The following are encoded together in the Paenibacillus pabuli genome:
- a CDS encoding toxic anion resistance protein, whose protein sequence is MTYTSVVIKDGAVLTEMDIISLGEKTVNEISKFSDNLLSKTREVDIVDSASVVKNVTKVLSRFNKVDFTKEKHGIFNPFGIFTPINKLIAKYQSIGSEIEKLSDSVNLHEKQIKESVEIINQFMAVNSAHADELVLLIEKINKEIKSLSLIESTEKTKMLETLLEQRKFDLQSSLELTYQAEAQLLIMQKSNFNLLRKFNSIFVVTLPVFKRSMVQAIELKKQKSAAEAIEALDNASNTLVLNNVKNTVEQSNKIAEMSGKFSVTPETIIESWEYLSAGIEEYKRIEEENANQRSLGLQKFEEFKTKFGGETLVEYLDKPNTDGVPAVRG, encoded by the coding sequence ATGACTTATACGTCCGTTGTCATCAAGGATGGAGCAGTTTTAACTGAAATGGATATCATTTCACTAGGTGAAAAGACTGTCAATGAAATTTCTAAATTCAGTGATAATCTACTCAGTAAAACTCGTGAAGTTGATATCGTAGATTCAGCTTCAGTCGTTAAGAATGTAACCAAAGTATTATCGAGATTTAACAAAGTAGATTTTACCAAAGAAAAACACGGTATTTTCAACCCTTTTGGAATATTTACACCGATAAATAAGTTAATTGCCAAGTACCAATCTATCGGTAGTGAAATTGAGAAGCTCTCAGACTCTGTAAATTTGCATGAGAAGCAGATTAAGGAATCTGTAGAAATAATTAATCAGTTCATGGCAGTTAACAGTGCGCATGCAGATGAACTCGTATTACTTATTGAGAAGATTAATAAGGAAATTAAATCTTTATCTCTGATCGAAAGTACTGAGAAAACAAAAATGTTGGAAACTTTGCTTGAACAGCGTAAATTCGATTTACAATCATCATTAGAACTTACATACCAAGCTGAAGCGCAGCTGCTCATTATGCAAAAGAGCAACTTTAATTTACTACGGAAATTTAACAGTATCTTTGTTGTAACTCTTCCTGTATTTAAGCGGAGTATGGTTCAGGCTATTGAGTTGAAGAAGCAGAAATCAGCAGCTGAAGCTATCGAAGCGCTTGACAATGCTTCTAACACGCTCGTACTGAACAACGTCAAGAATACTGTAGAGCAATCGAATAAGATCGCTGAAATGAGTGGAAAATTTTCGGTAACTCCTGAGACAATTATTGAAAGTTGGGAGTACCTGTCCGCTGGTATCGAAGAATATAAGCGGATTGAGGAAGAGAACGCAAATCAACGCAGCTTAGGATTACAGAAATTTGAGGAATTTAAGACTAAATTTGGAGGTGAGACGTTAGTTGAGTACCTCGATAAGCCAAATACAGACGGAGTTCCTGCTGTTCGAGGTTGA
- a CDS encoding RNA polymerase sigma factor has translation MPNSAEPDFDTIIRDIKPYVTKNVRYIVKNYHDIEDVVQEVLIKIVRFYHKYDPNVCKFEYWVSKITKNQCIDYLRRIKRADDIDNWQDTLYNSENIQETVENAEIAKEIHKNLDKIPEKYKQPFLLRHVNCMTHQEISDTLSIPINNVKTHIHRAKKAVQKRMDRYHIA, from the coding sequence ATGCCAAACTCTGCGGAACCTGACTTTGACACAATTATTCGTGATATTAAACCCTATGTAACTAAAAATGTACGATACATTGTCAAGAATTATCATGATATTGAGGACGTTGTGCAGGAAGTGCTTATTAAGATTGTTAGATTCTATCATAAGTATGATCCGAATGTATGTAAGTTCGAATACTGGGTCAGCAAAATTACTAAGAATCAGTGTATCGATTACCTTCGACGTATTAAACGCGCTGATGACATCGATAATTGGCAGGACACCCTTTACAATAGTGAGAATATTCAGGAAACGGTGGAAAATGCCGAAATAGCTAAAGAGATACATAAGAATCTGGATAAGATTCCTGAAAAATATAAACAACCTTTCTTATTACGTCATGTTAATTGTATGACACACCAAGAAATTTCTGACACGCTATCTATTCCTATAAATAATGTAAAAACTCATATTCATAGAGCAAAGAAGGCCGTGCAAAAGCGTATGGATCGGTATCATATTGCCTAA